The Accipiter gentilis chromosome 19, bAccGen1.1, whole genome shotgun sequence genome has a window encoding:
- the RNF6 gene encoding E3 ubiquitin-protein ligase RNF6 translates to MGWKMRRPRMHQNGSHKEHKKGQPGIIMDRSRHHAGNGSEQAPSREHSHGEDERQRQLERLGREEAYYQFINELNEEDYRLMRDRNLLGTPGEITAEELQQRLEGAKERLASQTDLDNREGESRTVGDSDVLGENSNGDSLLEWLNTFRRTGNATRSGQSGNQTWRAVSRTNPNSGEFRFSLEININHEHNSFETASEEYVGIDSSRMYLERRHQRAVSPVTPRTRSRTAREANSEASSTARTRSVRSSVAQSSEAASRPVSGRLRSRTRELTGVSQTNTTRNNSAATGEQRETPERGTSTGVTRGRARTNVRRSTNQRLEILRLRSTLSSRSRSPLQRQGDTARSEERGQRQERNAQQGNRSRRQTAQPSPQPAEEQARGNTQNPQLPGVAPSLGITLEEEESSRPVAAVRRHPTITLDLQVRRIRPGENRDRDSIASRTRSRVGMAENTVTFESDSGGFRRTISRSERAGIRTYVSTIRIPLRRISETGLGEPSSVALRSILRQIMTGFGELSSLMETESNSEVQRGGHHLPDVQSEQNNSRSANNSSDPSEVSSRNRHAVEGSRETNGQSDDIQRYGRNNENQDNRQSQDANNLVENGTLPILRLAHFFLLNEDDDDDRLRGLTKEQIDNLSTRNYGDIHTENEISKTCSVCINEYVTGNKLRQLPCMHEFHIHCIDRWLSENSTCPICRQPVLGSSATDNG, encoded by the exons ATGGGGTGGAAAATGAGGAGACCAAGAATGCATCAGAATGGATCCCACAAAGAACATAAGAAAG GACAACCTGGCATTATTATGGATCGCTCTCGGCACCATGCAGGAAATGGCAGTGAGCAGGCACCTTCACGAGAGCATAGTCATGGAGAAGATGAGAGACAACGACAGCTGGAGCGCCTCGGTAGGGAAGAAGCATATTACCAGTTCATTAATGAACTCAATGAAGAAGACTATAGGTTAATGAGAGACCGCAACCTGCTTGGCACCCCGG GGGAAATAACAGCAGAAGAGTTGCAGCAACGCTTGGAAGGGGCTAAGGAGCGCCTGGCATCACAGACTGATCTGGATAACAGAGAAGGTGAAAGTAGAACTGTTGGAG aTTCTGATGTTCTTGGAGAAAACTCAAATGGTGACTCTTTGCTTGAATGGCTGAACACATTTCGTCGCACGGGAAACGCCACTCGCAGTGGACAGAGTGGGAACCAAACCTGGAGAGCCGTGAGTCGAACAAATCCAAACAGTGGGGAGTTCCGATTTAGTCTGGAAATCAACATAAATCATGAGCATAACAGTTTTGAAACTGCTAGTGAGGAGTATGTGGGTATAGATAGTAGCAGAATGTATTTAGAAAGAAGACATCAAAGAGCTGTCAGTCCAGTAACCCCACGAACGAGGAGCAGGACTGCAAGAGAGGCAAACAGTGAGGCTTCAAGCACTGCAAGGACCAGGTCTGTAAGAAGTTCCGTGGCACAAAGCTCTGAAGCAGCCTCTCGTCCAGTCTCAGGGAGGCTCAGGAGTAGAACGAGGGAGTTGACAGGTGTTTCCCAAACAAATACTACACGTAATAATTCTGCAGCTACTGGTGAACAAAGGGAAACACCAGAAAGAGGTACTTCTACAGGAGTCACAAGAGGTAGAGCTAGAACTAATGTTCGGAGGAGTACAAACCAAAGACTAGAAATTCTGCGGCTGAGGTCTACTTTAAGTAGTCGAAGCCGCTCTCCACTGCAAAGGCAAGGTGATACTGCTCGTTCTGAGGAAcgtgggcagaggcaggagagaaATGCACAGCAAGGCAACAGAAGTAGAAGACAAACAGCTCAGCCTTCTCCACAGCCTGCCGAAGAACAAGCAAGAGGTAACACTCAGAATCCTCAACTTCCTGGTGTAGCCCCATCCTTGGGAATAACTTTGGAAGAGGAGGAATCTAGTAGGCCAGTAGCTGCTGTTAGAAGGCATCCAACAATTACATTAGATCTCCAAGTGAGAAGAATTCGTCCTGGAGAAAATAGAGATCGTGACAGTATTGCCAGTAGAACTCGTTCTAGAGTAGGAATGGCAGAAAACACAGTTACCTTTGAAAGTGACAGTGGGGGATTTCGGCGTACGATATCACGATCAGAACGTGCAGGTATTCGAACCTACGTTAGCACTATACGGATACCTCTTCGTCGGATTTCAGAAACTGGGCTTGGTGAACCTTCATCAGTAGCTCTTCGATCAATCCTTAGACAAATTATGACAGGCTTTGGAGAACTGAGTTCTTTAATGGAAACTGAATCTAACTCAGAAGTGCAAAGAGGTGGTCATCACTTACCAGATGTGCAGTCAGAGCAGAATAACTCCCGTTCAGCAAACAATAGCAGTGATCCAAGTGAAGTTTCATCTAGAAATAGGCATGCAGTAGAAGGCAGCAGGGAAACAAATGGACAGAGTGATGATATTCAGCGCTATGGTCGCAATAACGAAAACCAAGATAACAGGCAGTCTCAGGATGCTAATAACCTAGTGGAAAATGGAACGCTGCCCATACTTCGACTTGCCCACTTCTTCTTGCtgaatgaagatgatgatgacgATCGTTTAAGAGGTTTAACCAAAGAGCAGATTGACAATCTTTCTACCCGGAACTATGGGGATATtcacactgaaaatgaaataagcaAAACATGTAGTGTTTGCATTAATGAATATGTAACAGGGAATAAGCTAAGGCAGTTACCTTGTATGCATGAGTTTCATATTCATTGTATTGATCGCTGGCTTTCTGAAAACTCTACTTGCCCAATTTGTCGGCAGCCTGTGTTGGGGTCTAGTGCCACAGACAATGGCTAG